In a genomic window of Salvelinus namaycush isolate Seneca unplaced genomic scaffold, SaNama_1.0 Scaffold35, whole genome shotgun sequence:
- the LOC120040413 gene encoding uncharacterized protein LOC120040413 — MPKLQSFRMFLNERLTAAAVEILGAVEQTVADYQEENDRLRRLLRITPEIQLFRIESLQLSLAVSEDEVASEQQHCEQEWSPSLGQENPELPQIKEEQEELMATQEEEQLQGLEADFKFTPSCVKSECDKEDPLQSLTLPQTQTVENRERDPKQVDLTPFVTVTHVKGLYIPCDPPDNQNNTSSHRSAVSSDPVGLDSSPPLDPSPPLEPSLSLDPSPPLNPNLSMGEHYSKPSTMSRKTHHCRDCGEMFALKADLQRHVTLFKKRLSECRFCRKRYNSTCKLKAHVRLCHNGL; from the exons ATGCCTAAACTACAGTCGTTTCGTATGTTTTTAAATGAGCGTTTAACTGCGGCTGCTGTGGAGATTTTGGGTGCAGTTGAGCAAACGGTAGCGGACTATCAGGAGGAGAATGATCGGCTACGGAGACTGCTGAGGATCACACCGGAGATACAACTATTTAGAATAG AATCTCTGcaactctctctcgctgtctctgaaGATGAAGTTGCCTCTGAGCAGCAgcactgtgagcaggagtggagccCCAGTCTGGGGCAGGAGAACCCAGAACTTCCACAgattaaagaggaacaggaggaactCATGGCCActcaggaggaagagcagcttcaaGGGCTGGAGGCTGATTTCAAATTCACTCCTTCCTGTGTGAAAAGTGAATGTGATAAGGAGGACCCACTTCAGTCCTTGACTCTTCCGCAAACTCAGACTGTGGAGAACCGAGAGCGTGACCCTAAACAAGTGGATCTCACACCTTTTGTTACTGTGACCCACGTTAAGGGTCTCTACATTCCCTGTGACCCTCCAGATAATCAAAACAATACCTCCAGCCACAGGTCAGCTGTAAGCAGTGACCCAGTAGGACTTGACAGCAGCCCGCCATTGGATCCCAGCCCACCATTGGAACCCAGCCTGTCATTGGATCCCAGCCCACCATTGAATCCAAACCTATCAATGGGGGAACACTATTCCAAACCCAGCACCATGTCTAGAAAAACTCACCACTGCCGTGACTGTGGTGAAATGTTTGCTTTGAAAGCTGACCTGCAGAGGCATGTGACTCTCTTCAAGAAGAGACTCAGTGAATGCCGCTTCTGCAGAAAACGCTACAACTCCACCTGTAAACTGAAGGCCCATGTCCGACTCTGTCACA ATGGCCTGTAA
- the LOC120040410 gene encoding gastrula zinc finger protein XlCGF57.1-like produces MSKLQSFRVFLNERLTAAAVEIFGAVEETVAEYHEENDRLRRLLRITPEIQLCRIDSLQLSLAVSEEEVLPEHQHCEQEWSPSLGQENPELPQIKEEQEELRTSQEEEQLQGLEADIKFTPSCVKSECDQEDPLQSMTLPQTQTVENRESDHKQVDLTPFVTVTHLKGLYIPCDPPDNQNNASSHRSAVSSDPVGLDSSPRLDPSPSMAEHCSKPSTSRKTPHCRDCGEKFALKADVRRHMTLHKKRLRECSFCRRRCTSTCKLKAHVRLCHSGKPCTCPVCSKTFKLKGYLSKHMRIHTGVGERTFSCGDCGKSFNLKGNLKNHMLTHTGEKSFSCGDCGKSFIHKWNLRSHMLTHTGEKPFSCGDCGKRFNQEGNLRNHKRTHTGGKPFSCDNCGKSFNQKGSLKKHTLTHTGEKPFSCADCGKSFNQKGNLRNHKLTHTGEKPFSCDDCGKSFTQKSNLLTHVKNIHKGGKHDKN; encoded by the exons ATGTCTAAACTACAGTCGTTTCGTGTGTTTTTAAATGAGCGTTTAACCGCGGCAGCTGTGGAGATTTTCGGGGCAGTTGAAGAAACGGTAGCAGAGTACCACGAGGAGAATGATCGGCTACGGAGACTGCTGCGGATCACACCTGAGATACAACTATGTAGGATAG attccctgcagctctctctcgctgtctctgaaGAGGAGGTTCTCCCTGAGCACCAgcactgtgagcaggagtggagccCCAGTCTGGGGCAGGAGAACCCAGAGCTTCCACAgattaaagaggaacaggaggaactCAGGACcagtcaggaagaagagcagCTTCAAGGGCTGGAGGCTGATATCAAATTCACTCCTTCCTGTGTGAAAAGTGAATGTGATCAGGAGGACCCACTTCAGTCCATGACTCTTCCCCAAACCCAGACtgtggagaacagagagagtgacCATAAACAAGTGGATCTCACACCTTTTGTTACTGTGACCCACCTTAAGGGTCTCTACATTCCCTGTGACCCTCCAGATAATCAAAACAATGCCTCCAGCCACAGGTCAGCTGTAAGCAGTGACCCAGTAGGACTTGACAGCAGCCCACGATTGGATCCCAGCCCATCAATGGCGGAACATTGTTCCAAACCCAGCACGTCTAGAAAAACTCCCCACTGCCGTGACTGTGGTGAAAAGTTTGCTCTGAAAGCTGACGTGCGGAGGCATATGACTCTCCACAAGAAGAGACTTCGTGAATGCAGCTTCTGCAGAAGACGCTGCACCTCCACCTGTAAACTTAAGGCCCATGTCCGCCTCTGTCACAGTGGGAAACCCTGCACCTGCCCTGTTTGTAGCAAGACCTTCAAACTCAAAGGATATCTGTCCAAGCACATGAGGATTCACACAGGAGTGGGGGAGAGAACATTTAGCTGTGgagactgtgggaaaagcttcaatTTGAAGGGGAACCTAAAGAACCATATgttgactcacacaggagagaaatcatttagctgtggtgactgtgggaaaagcttcatTCATAAGTGGAACCTAAGGAGCCATATGCTGActcatacaggagagaaaccatttagctgtggtgactgtgggaaacGCTTCAATCAGGAGGGGAACCTACGGAACCATAAACGGACTCACACAGGAgggaaaccatttagctgtgataactgtgggaaaagcttcaatcAGAAGGGTTCCCTAAAGAAGCATACACttactcacacaggagagaaaccatttagctgtgctgactgtgggaaaagcttcaatcAGAAGGGGAACCTACGGAACCATAaactgactcacacaggagagaaaccatttagctgtgatgATTGCGGGAAAAGCTTCACTCAAAAGTCTAACTTACTGACGCATGTGAAAAACATCCACAAAGGAGGAAAACATGATAAAAACTGA